The proteins below are encoded in one region of Oncorhynchus nerka isolate Pitt River linkage group LG15, Oner_Uvic_2.0, whole genome shotgun sequence:
- the LOC115142647 gene encoding procathepsin L-like isoform X2 — protein sequence MASGRSGKPNTANSIPRLLDASHTVDEGFRRMIWETNQRLIRQHNLEAEIGKHTFTLGMNQFGDMTDKEYNALLTANDAEEVKSLDGIPLSKWNCSLSAAPETWDWRQYGYVTPVKNQGSCGSCYAFAAVGALEGQLFKQTGTLLPLSEQNLVDCSGDYHNNGCDGGLAMRCFSYVSDHGIMSERKYPYTAEVGPCEYQNATKEAWCKGFNRVPSLDEKVFRDTLYEVGPIAVSVNATHPSFKFYKDGVLYEPDCSTRTNHAVLAVGYGSSYLDYWIVKNSWGTGWGRDGYILMARGYNQCGIARRPVYPIM from the exons GTGGATGAGGGCTTCAGAAGGATGATCTGGGAGACAAACCAACGCCTCATCCGTCAACACAACCTGGAGGCAGAAATAGGAAAGCACACCTTCACCCTGGGAATGAACCAGTTTGGAGACATG ACGGATAAAGAGTACAACGCCTTGTTGACTGCTAATGATGCTGAAGAGGTGAAAAGCCTGGATGGGATCCCCCTCTCTAAGTGGAACTGCAGTCTCTCAGCAGCTCCTGAGACGTGGGACTGGCGTCAATATGGATATGTGACTCCAGTGAAGAACCAG GGGTCTTGTGGATCTTGCTATGCATTTGCTGCAGTCGGAGCCCTGGAGGGCCAGTTGTTCAAGCAGACAGGCACACTGTTGCCTCTGAGTGAGCAGAACCTGGTGGACTGCAGTGGAGACTATCACAATAATGGCTGTGACGGTGGCTTGGCCATGAGGTGTTTTAGTTACGTCTCAGATCATGGGATTATGTCGGAGAGGAAATATCCTTACACTGCAGAG GTGGGCCCTTGTGAATACCAGAATGCAACAAAGGAAGCCTGGTGCAAGGGCTTCAACAGAGTTCCTTCTCTGGATGAAAAAGTGTTTCGAGACACTTTGTATGAGGTTGGCCCTATCGCTGTGTCTGTGAACGCCACACATCCCTCCTTCAAGTTCTACAAAGATG GAGTCCTCTACGAGCCAGACTGTTCAACAAGAACTAACCATGCTGTACTGGCTGTCGGGTATGGTAGTTCTTACCTGGACTACTGGATTGTGAAAAACAG CTGGGGTACTGGTTGGGGAAGAGACGGGTACATTCTCATGGCCAGAGGATACAACCAGTGTGGTATTGCCAGACGCCCAGTCTACCCTATTATGTGA